The window AATAGGAGTATCAGCAAACTGAAATACACCTAACAAAAGCAGacggaataaaaatgtactaaTTTATAACCGCAAATTCCCACCAACGCAGCAAAGCAGTATACTTCAACAGAAGGTAATATAACACAACTTTATTGAAACAGTCTCAACCAAATCAGCGTACAAAGAGGTGAtgggggttaaaaaaaaaagcttaatgaGATTTATGAGATCGAAGAGGAAAAGTGGCTGACAGCACAGGGCAGAGAAAATCATTGTCATGGAATCAGATCGACAGTGGCAGggtattttttgcatttattttgtacaaaaaataaattaatgaaatCTTTCAAGTTTACAGGAAtatctatttgttgttttatatcaCACAGACTCGCTGATAATCCTACATGTGGTGAAGTTCAGCATTTTGTGTTAGAACATGAAGAGGATCTAGACTGACCTAAGCAGACTGACTGATAAGTAGGccaagaattaaaaaaataagattaCCAATGAGAAACAAAACGTCGTTATAAAAGTGAGCTGGGGCGAACACATTCAAAATCCTGAATGTTAAACGTGGCGCGACTTGACGATCCTCAGGATCCTTTAGGATCTCAATGCTTGAGCATTTCCTCTAGACAAGCCTCGGGGTCCTTGGGCTGCTCCCCGCTTGTAGTTTTGCTGATAACCCTCCTTGAAGAAACAAAAATGGATTTTTATTGAAtgaaaattgtttttaaaaatgctccTGGGCAAAATGCTACGACAGTCCACGGCTAGAGCTTTTGACTCTCTTTGACAATGAACAGTATAACAGATATAATAGGTTTTGGTACATAAAGCGGATTTAAcgtaaaaaaaaagggcttcTTACCCGTTGGTAGGTGTTATTGGAATAGTCCCGAGACGCATTAAATTGGGTTTGTCCGTAACCGCTGCTGGGAGCATTTGAGAAAGGAGCGCGATATCCTTCATACCCCCCtgaagacaaaacacagaattTTTGAAAAAACGGACCCAAAGGAAACATGACTACTGTATCTCTGTAAAACATAGTATGATGCCTTTACCTCTAAAACCATTGGAGGATCCTCGGTATCCGTTCATCATACCACGGGCATTTCTGGGGCCCCCCCTGGGCACAGCCCTGCTGTTGTAAAAGGACTGACCTGACTGTCCAAACCCTGCGCCCGGAGAGGACTCTTCATGGCCTCCTGCTGAGGGAATGACCTGGTCTTGTGGCTGGAAGCCACCAACAACTggacagaagaaaataaagtaagagGTTTAACAATTCTATGATGcactggggggggggttagttatgcatttaaaaattaCTTTCTGCAATCTGAAAGATCTGCAATCAGTCTAATTAAAACCACAAAGGGATTTTTGTCTTGCAGCACCGCCCCCCCTGTTCTAACAGACATTATTTCTATTTCAAGGATTCCATTGAATACATGCTCAAAAGAAGCACAACCTCaaggtgtgtttattttctcattgtatAGATGATggtaaataatgtgtgtgtgtgaatcaccCTCACCTGACTGTAATGTCTCCTGTGGGATGTCCGGCTGCACCACAGTACTCTCTGCCTGGCTGCTGAAGCCCTGTCCATAGCCACCGGGGAACTGGCCGGGCTGCTTCAGAGGATCTGCTTGGCCTTCAGTAGCTGGAGGTACCGGTGCATTCAGATTAAATACCTGAAGATGGAAAGGAAGGGTTTCTGTATCAAAATGGCAATTTTCACAGAACACCTAAAGGTCAAAAGGTTTTTAGGTATGGGAAATGAGGGGACGTGTTGAAGTGTCACCTATTTAGATGGTGCACAaggattttgttgtttatttgctgCAACTAAAAAGCCATTTACTGGCCTTACATATTTGATTTTGTAGAAACAAGTATGGAACCTGACACTTTCAGACAGAATGAATTGAAGTCCCAACATGTTCATGGTCATATCGTTTACTTATACCCAGATGGAAAGCGTACCGCTTGCACTGACTGGAAGGGAGCGGCGTTGACATTGATGCCTCCAGTGTGGGTGGGTTTGGAGACAGGTGGGAAAGCAGAGGACAGGGAACATGGGGAGGGGGACTGTTCAGATGAAACACACATCGAGGCCTGGGGAGGGGTCAAGGAGGGAATTCAGAAGGCAAGGAAACAAGGATTTCAGAGATCAGTGGGAAAGACGGGATCGGTGATTTCTATTTTACCTTAAAGGCTCCCTTCTATCTTATAATATTCAAATGATTCAAATATCTATCGGTTCTAAAGTAAATCATGATAAGTCAGAGAGCATTACATTCACTCCGTTCAGTCGCGATTTTAAAAACACGGCCTGCATACTACAAAAAATAACCCATACCATAATACTACTGTTTTAGGCAAACAAACAAGCGCCTCCCTATGTGCTTCCACTCTACTTACTTGTGAGGTTTCCTGCGGCCCAGACACTGAACTTGTTTGAGGAAGTCTGGACTCTGAGTGGGCTGTttggaagggaaaaaaagagacacattagaaaaaagaaatgttaccGACATCATTCATTGTGTATATATATCAACAGGACACTACTCTAGAAAATGCACAGGTTAATGAACTGACACCCACCAGGAGGGCAGCCCATCTGCTGCAGGTCAACGATCTGCGCAGGCTTCATTGGCTGCGCAGCCACGATGGCTGGGTCCAGTGCCTGGCCGTCAAACTCCAAAATGGAGTCCTAGGAAAACCAAAAACAGTAAATGTACTGATGGGTCAAGAAGCAGATACAAGGGCAGTGCAGAAGGtgaggacaaaaaaaatgaGCAGACGAGACTTTATAGTATATGATGCTGAAAATGTTTACCTGCATGAAGTTGTACGTTCCTTGCATTTGGGCCATGAGGTCTTGTACTACCTGCTTCCTGACCACTGGGTCAGCAGGTGGAGTAGGACTGCCAGGGTTCACAGCATCGTTTGGGTCTGCAGCCAGCTGGGCGTGGGGCTGGTGCTGGAGGGAATTCACCATctattcacacacagacacgttAAGACTTCACAGTATCGAGATGTTGAGAGGTATGCATATTTGCATCAAGAACCATGGTGATGCAGGAGTGTATTATTACCTGGGCCTCCACCGCCCACTTCTCCACTTGGTCATCGTCTGTACTACTGTACGTAGTTTCTGGAATGAACTGTCTGTTTACAAACTATAACacaagaacatttaaaatgtgagtacatttaaaatagtaaGAAAATGCAATACAACCAAACAGTGCATAGTTGTGTTTTTGGATTTGTTATGCTTTAGTTGTGCAACGCATATAGAAATCTCACCTCTGTAGTTTCCACTTGAATTGGCTCAGTGTATTTTTCGGTAGCCATTTCTGCTTTGttaaaaaagagcaaatgtGAGGACAGTGTGAGGAAATATAAGACATATCTGCTAATGTTTAAGCTTGTATGCTGTTACTTACCAGGTTCGGATGGCTGCTTCTCAGCATTAGAGTCATCCACCACAGCCTGCTCCTCTTGTTGCTCTTCCTCTTCGCACCTCCCATTCTGATGAGGTTGTGCTCTGTCAAAATAACCACTCAGCAGCACTTTGTCCAGAGTGTCCTTCAGTGACTTGTCtggaacaaaaaacattaaaaaaaaaggcaaaaaactaaataacagaGTCCAACTTTAAAcacctttgtctcttttatttttgtctccatTTTGTACGCTGACTCACAATTGTGCATCTTGTATAACACGTTATAGTTTGAATAACatcctaaaaaatatatatttctctttattatgCCTGGCTGAAAAAATTGATGCCAGTCCCGATATCAAGAGCCATTTAAGTACTTACATGTGGTCCCTGCCACAGCCTTGTCTCGACCGTCAAGCAGTTCAAACAAGTGTACTGAGGCCTCCTCATATTGTTCAGTCAACCTGCAAGGAACCCAACAGAACAGATACACGTTGGTGGAATCAAAATGTGTAATCGCTGAGCAGATAAAAATGCGGTTATTCCTAAATTAGAACTACAATTAAGACAACATTTAAGGCAGTTTTAATTGTAACTTGTGCTAACTTAAATATAAGCAGCACCTCATACCTGATGTCATAGTTCCTATCAGGTCCCACCAGTTTGTAAAACTCATCAAGGGATGTGAGGTCAGCGTCCGAGAGCAAAGGAGAGCCACTTGCATCAGGTCGTTTAAGGTCCTGCCTGACGCTCTCATCCCCCAACTGGTCCAATAAGAACTGAAGCTCCAAAACGGTCTTCAGCCGATGCTGTTCCATCTCCTCCCGCTGCAGCTGTTCCCTTCGAGCAGTCTTCTTCACTGCCTTCTGAAtctaaaacacacatgcattttggTCAACtggtttaaaacattttttaaaacatcataaaCTCATCAACCTGTACATTCTTGGCCATGTAAAGTCTAAAATAAACGTAGTCTAAGAAGTACTGCTAATCAGTGCCAACCTACAATACATCAAGCTTATTTAAGGCTGTATGTATTTAAGGAACTCTTTTCCTGTTACGTTATTATAAGATGCAGCCTAGAGTCTTTTCCCTAGGGTACAGTATCAGTTTCAACAGGATGTTGGGACTacataaaagtaataataacaaaaaactgGCAAGATATAAGAGCAATCTCAACTCAGTACTCACTTCTTGGCCCAATGCCATGAAGTTTTTCTGCAACTCTCGAGCAAATTCAAGGTTGTGGGCGATCTCTTGGTACTTTGTCAAGGAATCCTTCAGGTACATCattgaaagaaaatagaaattTGGAAATCATTACAAAAAACGATTAGGTGGTTAGATTGGATTTACATAGCAGCAGACTGCAATTAAATCAAAGCTGTATGCAAACTGTCATGACTTTAGCTTACCAGCTGATCCTGATTCAGTTGTTCTCCCTTACTCTTCCTTGCTTGACAGTCATCCAGTTTAGACTATAGGAATattgagaaaacacaaaaaaagacacagatgAAATAAATCCATATGCATAACAAGTGTATTTCACAAATGTTAGTTGATCTCACACAGCTGAATAAGAGatactttattattatgttttataaatgaggATGGATCCAGTCAGAATAAACATGGTTTCTTATATACAAGTTATGGCAGAAAGGAGACAACTGATTATAAGCAAGAACGTGGACAGATATTAGGCTGCTGCTGTGAACAAAAAGTAAGCAAACTCTCTGAAttatgaaaatgtacaaaagtatttAGTAAAATGTTAAGCTGTAACAGTACCCTTCTACTCTAACCTTTTTTAACCTCAATTAAACATCATCACATGTGTTCTCCAAataagcaaaaaataataatgttggcCTAAAGACATCAACTataacacattcacaaacaaaatatttcacacactGCTTTGAATTCAACAAGAAAAAGTAATGTgatgacacattttcatttctgaaGTAAATGAAGTAGAtatacctttttcttttccatattGCGAACCTTCTTGTCAATCATAGCAAGAACCTGTTTCATGGCTTCAGAATTACTTCCATTTCCCAGGTCTGGAGAGGCAGACTGGACAGCATTGTTGCCAACCATCGCTGAAGGCATCTATCGAGAGaaacatgcattaaaatgttttacattttcagtctaGAACATAAGCAGAGACTACAGCCattttgaagtgtattttaaaGTGCATACGTCATGGACTGCTCTATTTGTTATCACCAAAGACAATAGCGCCAAAACAAGTGTTGAGGAAACTACAAGTGGAGAAAACGATAGTAGTACAAAAGCATGTCTATTCCTGCAATTTCTTAAGAAGATGGGATAGGTAGGATATATTTAATAGGTTTTAATTAACGATAATATGATTTGGACCTTAATTAATAATGCATACAGATGTTTCCAAGTATTTCATACTGCAAAGTTAACAGATATTTTTAATTggtaatatgtttgttttactaaTAGAAGGTAGCAATAACGTCATCTAATTTTCAGATCAACACATTTCTATGCATGTGTTTATCTGTGCAAATCTGTCGGTGTGGGAGAAGCTAAGATAATACTGACTCACAAAGCCTTCTCTGTGAAGCTGCCCAATATTCATATTAATGGATCTGATGCTAAGGTTAACCACAAGATaatatgttttcagtttaaCTACACTTGGTATTTATGAGATAGTGAAGGGTAGCTTATGATTAACTCCAAGTGATTTTATTCCACATCATAATCCAAAATCTGCACAGTAATCTAAGGTATAACATACcagtagtggagtaaaagttcACTATTTACCTCTACATTTGGAGTGGGGTAGTAGTAGAAagtagcaacaaaaaaaaatgaaatactgaagAACAAGTATCTCAAGACGTATTCAAATAAagtacctgagtaaatgtactgagtaACTTTACACATCTGTCTATGGTTAACATCAGCACAGTGACTCCTGACTAAAACCCACAACACTGGGACAAGTGATTCCGACGTGATCCCGCAAATCAGCCCGTCTTTGATTTGGGTTATGGGACAAATAAAACCTATTATACCCCAAGACATCACTTTACTAGTTAAGTAGTTATATAGTTAGAATAAGACAGTTATTTGTAACGACGCTGAACTGAATGAGTAGCTGGACAGAGGAGGTTAGCAGAAATTAAAATGTCGGCCTTCTATTGAAAGTTAAAAACCACAGCTCCCTCGGAGACACCGGCTATCGTTATTAACAGATGCTATCTTTGCGTAACCCTAAGTCATGCAATGTTAGTTACCGTTAGCCACGGTGGCCTCGTAGTCAATCCAGCACTTGCCATGTGTAAGGATATGTTTAGCTAGCAAAACGTTACATCAAATCAATTCAATAAGCAAACACTGGTCCTAATCTCCTTGTTCCATTGTTAGCTGAGAAGCTAGCTGCAGCCGTTAAAAGGGCATTAGCTAGCGGCTAATGCCCCGAGGTAATAATGTTTCAGTTAAATCGTGAAAAAGAGTAATTGTAGTTTcgaacaaaagaaatgcattcgAAATAACGTGTATAACAGTGGAGAACAAAGAGCATTTCGGGACGCTGCGCCAACTCGTTTTCTGCAATCGCCTCGATTAAAGAcgatttatttaaaacaaaaaaataatacaggTTCAACAGCAATTTGTTGATGATGTCATTAATCACATACCTTTATACTCTTTGTCTTCAAAGAGATTTCCTGTGTCGGATTTGACGTTAAATGTGTGCAGGCAGTCTTTCACTTTCAGTGGTATTTTTCTAGAAGGATGCTCAGGCTCACGCTAGCCAATGGCTGACTAACTGCTGCTGAGCTAACGGTAGCGGCTACAAGGACCCCTGTGCTAACCTTGAGATTGCCTGACGGTAAATTATAAATTGAATCGAATCCCTTTTTTGTCATtgcaaaactaaattaaacaagCAATCCTCTCAGTGCATATCTACATATCAACAAGCAATACaattataagataagatatactttattgatgcCAATTTGTGACATGTTTCGGTTACAGTAGCATGTAGAAAAGTCATTGGATAtgaattaaacataaaataaataaaaaagaataacattaaaaaaaaaagatatacatatCAGCAGTCGAAGATAAACAAAATTGGGAATATACACATGTCCATAATGAAGGATATATATCTACCGTCTATACTACACGAACACACGATATATAAATATTCAGAATTGAAGGCAGTGTACATAACTGAGATGTATGAATTCACCATATCCACAATGTTCCTTGTGTTACTCCTTCTTTTGCAGGAATATATAACCTTATTGATCACTTTAGTTTGCTTGGGAGAGTGGGCAGTGCATATTGTTATATACACATTGTCTGAAAAACTTACTGTTGAGTTATTAAGTATCTTCTAACATTCATCAGGTTCAAATTATTCTCCACCATGACAGAATATTGGTTGAGAAGTTATGaattctttattcatttttccattttagtcattttttaatatatttagacAAATAATTCTTGAAGTCATACATTCCCATAAGGtgttagtttatttttatttttttataaatgtccaCCTCAACCATGCTCCAAAACCCCTACGTTCAAAGGGAAATACAGACACaacttttttccatttccagCTTCTTATCGTTGGTACTGTTGTTATACACAAAGTGTAAACTTGGCTTGGAAAGAAAGAACGTATTTTACTCCCTAtcctacacattttttaaacagatcTCTGACCAAAACTTAAGAAAGTAAATCTCAGGATGAAAATAATTTATGAAAATGCAAGACTGACGTTTGTactgaaatggaaaatgatGACAAAGTATGAACAGTAGAGGGCGCAGGTGTACCGTATACTGGAAGGGTATCTCACTGACTAAAACCTTCTGAAAAACCATCTTTTAACTAAATAATGAAGCTGCTGTCTCAGGTTGTCCTCTGATGTGTGTTCGCCATAGTGTAGCTGACATTAAAAattgctttctctctgtgttttctataCTTTTTACAGTGGGAATTAGCaatcttaaaaaagaaaagataccAAGTGACAACAATTCAAAGACTTGTTTTGTCTTATGCACAATAGGAACAGCGTTGGTTTGGAAATACAAATCTTAATTCTCAGGCTAATCTAAATTGATcttattgaaatgaaaatagaaTTTCAACAGCGCTGATTAGAGAAACTGGTTCATCCAATGTGTAAGTTGAACCTCATAAATAtcagttttgcttttttaatgctcatctttaaaaaaaaactgccagTTAAATGAAAACCTGAAGAAATGTACGGATTAAAAATGTTTCTAGAGCATCAGAGACTGACTTAGTATCTTATAAACAGCTCcagttttatattattatgaCTGTAACTGGACTTGCAAAattgacatttgttttactttttgaaagTTTAGCTCTCTCACACTTTGCATCATATGGTAAAATAACAGCATTTCAAACCTTCAGTGTTTCAGACCTCAATTTTCACACCTCCTTTCCTGTGTTGGGCCCTCTGGCCGATGATGGGTATGCCTAAAACAAGTGAGGCGGGGGTGTATGGATATTTCGCTCCTCTCTCTGATGTGGGCAGCTGAGTAATGGCCGAACATCCTTCAGTGCTCTTCTCCTGCTGCACATCTGACTGGATTAAATATGTGCAGAGGATTTATTGGCTGAAAAACCACAAGAGACCCACAAACACTTCGGCCCCAGACCACTTGTAGTGCAGCAGGCAAGCACAGGAATTCATCTGCAACCTCTCTGGCTTCCCCTTTCTCTGTCTTCCCTCTCTTTTAATTATCAGAGAAATGTcctaaaatgttaaaaagttacagaaaacagagaggTAAAGTTAGGATCTTGGTGTAACTaaacttttttggggggatgaGGGGCTTTTCCTCTCACAGCCTCCTTTAAGTTAGGCAACATTAATAATTCATGGCCCACATGTGTTACAGACAGATTACACACATCTTCACTTAAGTaccatcattatcattattacagGCAGAGGATTTTATTCCCATCTCGCAATTTGGGAATCATGCGATTGAGGTTTGATTTTGGATTGTGGTTCAAGGGTGGATTTGTTTACCATGCAGTCCTTTGGGACAAACTATGATGATTAGTATCTTCAGTCCTTTGCATTCTAAAACCAAATGCACTAGTTTCCCACTGCAATGCATTCACAAGGCCATACCAGTGATGCCTTTGGTGATGTTGGTCATTTCAAAGATGCAGAATCACTTATAATGTCCTATGCCACAGAGAGTTGCTGTGAAAATACTAACCATTCATGAccacatgttgttgttgttttttaaagtaaggGCACAGTGGCTTCAAGCCTCAGAGGCTCACTACGCTCTGTAAGACGGGGGACActatgatttgtttgttttttgtgtaagATAGGTAGATGTACTCTTTGTCAATTATTATTTCTCAATGTGTGAGTTCCTCATGAAACACAGTATCACAACTGGAGAACATCTGACATTGAGACTTTTGACAATCACCCAATCACATTTCGGTATGATTTTATTAAAGTAtccttcatacattttttagCTCCTAGGAACACACAGCTGTTAATCATCCAAATTcaactaaaacaaatgtgtctactgagacccacacacactatatatttATGCGTACAACAGATGGCAATTGTTTATTGTCTATAGCTGGTGTTTCACATATTATGACAAATATTAAAAGGCAAAAGAGAAACATATTATAtgctaaaaatgtaatataaagtgTATCTTTTACCATATTTATTTGACGTCAGAAGTAAATGTGATGGAAATTTGattataacatttgtttttcaaagttaaagtttattataaacaacaataaaatgaagTTGCCAACTAATCTCATGTATAATTTAACAACATTTCTCGATAGGGCAGAGCAATGTTTTTTCTCCGAAGTCTTCTTGTAAATAAGAGACTGAATcttcattattttcttctctttttttttgtcctgcaATTGTGTTACCATAAAAATCTCATCCAAaatcttattttaattaaatcctCATTCATTCAGTTAAATAACCTGTGAAAAAAATAACCAACTACTATTGCTTTCCTATATTACAATACTGAAATATCGCTTATGTACAAAGAGAAGTTTAGGCATATTTGTTGTTAGATGGTTACTGTGAGGGTTTACGTAACTGAGAAGATGGACAAAGTAAACTCTGAACTTTGACTTCCTGTTCTGTATTGCGTGACTAGTTTGGCTCCTGAAGCCCAAACCTTAGTCCCAGGTCAGCACTAACCTGGTCTGCTCAGTGACAGAAATCCAACACACAAACTGATCTTATCTGACAGCGTGAAACTGGAGCGGACCTGGCCCTTCTGTCCAAAAGAGCCTGGCCCAGAGGGCATCATAAGAGCTCTTGGGAAGCCGACTCTTGGATGAAACACCAAGAGAGGTTCAGAGACTTTCAAACACGTCTGGAACTAGATTTGTAATAACATCATAAGTCAAGGACATGCTCAGTGAAGCTCTACGGAACAGATCAATAACCAGCTGAAATGACAGAAACTTTTATAACAATTTATTGACTTGGTGAATTCCTTaaagcttttcctttcttttatttctggGACCATATTATTGCTTGAAATTAAATAGAAGGAAATGTAGTGCCATACTTTCTAAGCATGTTAAAATAGAAGAGGAGATACTaccaataaataatacagaGTAACTTGTTGCCAAAAACcttgtgcaacacacacacacacacatacacacacacacacacacacacacacacacacacacacacacacacacacacacacacacacacacacacacacacacacacacacacacacacacacacacacacacacatacaaacacacacacacacacacacacacacacacacacacacaaacacacatgataaATCTTGGAATCCATTTATAGTAGATCACATTAAAAGGGTTTATTAGCACTTCTACATATTTATACTAAAAATAACAAAGGGGCTGCTCAAGCAAAacagtcaatttaaaaaaagccgATACTATATTTCAATAGATCCTCACCAGAGATGACAGGAGATTAGTTGAGCTGAAATAAATCGTTTTCAATGCTGTGAAACATTGTGTGGCTTTTTGTTGAAACTCGATTCATTTTGCTGTAAAGCGGGCTGAGTGTGTCATGTTTACTCTGCATTTAGATTCAAATCAATATGGATGAATATCTAAACCTAAACACAGAGCCAAATAACCTCCACTCTTGGTGTATATTTGAATGTTATTGAAGAGTTTTAGACTTCTACAGTTACCTTGGTTGAAATCCATCCCCactgaaaaaccaaaacaaaagagatGTGGAGATAATAATACAGCATGTTTCCTCCAAGCAAGACAAACTAGAAACATACTTGGATGTAGCATGACCGTGAAGATGGTATCAACCACCAACTATGAGTGGCCACAAAAATGTCTGACCTTCTCGAATATTAGTGCAAACTAGCTATTCAGTCTATCAAATGTTAAGTTATTATTTTCAGAAGAAGTACCATGACTTTACCTTCAGAAACATTGAAAtcccatgtaaaaaaaaaagctcaaatgCCAATTGTCAATTTTAATGAAAGGCCAGGCAGACCAGTCAATCCGGTACAGAAAAAGCCCACGACTGGCCTGGAAACCTGTGCCCATATGAGAAACGTAATACACATTTATCACATGCCAAGTATaaacttaaacaaacaaatgaagacctGGACAATGGCAAATGCATGACTGTTCTAAGTGAATGTGCACAGAGCTCTGATATATGCATGATTGTTTCCTAAAAGCTTTCATGCAACATCAGGACACACAGGCGGTTGACGTCTGGTTTACATCCTCAACAAAAGTCTCTGTCATGACTCCCCTGTATCCCAGAATTCCCTGCGCTTCTTGTGAGAAGTttgcacagaaagagagagtatCTGGATCCTGTCAACTTCTCCCTAAAGACCTCAATTATACAGACTGGCTAAATTAGATCAGCTTTGATTGCTATTTCAAGTGACAGGAATAACATGAAGCGGTGAGTCTGTCATTCCCACCCATCTCTCGCTGTCATGGTGCTACAGGAGCGTTGTGTGCAATTCTGTCCAGCTCCATGTCTGTCATGTCTGGAGCTGGCGAGTGAGCAGGCGTTGTAAGGTGATGAAGGGCCGACGTGGCAGGTGCTCTGCGGATGATCTTGGGTCAGACTCTGGATTAAGCTTGAAGAGCTTTTAGGAAAGGCAGGTTTTTAACATTAGGCACCAGGCAACTGTCACAGTATGTGGATTCATACAGAGCAACCAGCTCCTATATACtccaccacccacacacacacccttgcaCGCAAAAAGTGAAGTCCATTTATGAAGAGTCCCAGAAGCACAACAAGTACACCACAGGACCGAGTCTAGTCATCCAGAGTTCACAACTGGTctccatttgtgttttgtgtgcgtGTGAACAGCAGGTCATGTGGTTTTGCCATGTTGGTATAACAGTATATTTACTCTATGTTATGCTACGTATtgctgtctgtgtttacatgtgtatttatactgtcCTGTGTGCCTTGGTAAAATGTCATAGTAAGAAAAAGGCACACCTGCACTGATCTCATGGAAAAATGTTCAAACCACACAACTCCCATTATATAATCCCTGGACATGTATTGTTAATGTGTTTACAACACGCAATTCAGGCATGATTAGGGtggaaacaaaataattgtgcaatattgtaattacaatatgtgacacacacacacacacacacacacacacacacacacacacacacacacacacacacacacacacacacacacacacacacacacagtttgtttgtCAACTACTGTATGACATAGTTTTAGTACTAAATAGTACG of the Eleginops maclovinus isolate JMC-PN-2008 ecotype Puerto Natales chromosome 4, JC_Emac_rtc_rv5, whole genome shotgun sequence genome contains:
- the caprin1a gene encoding caprin-1a isoform X3; amino-acid sequence: MPSAMVGNNAVQSASPDLGNGSNSEAMKQVLAMIDKKVRNMEKKKSKLDDCQARKSKGEQLNQDQLDSLTKYQEIAHNLEFARELQKNFMALGQEIQKAVKKTARREQLQREEMEQHRLKTVLELQFLLDQLGDESVRQDLKRPDASGSPLLSDADLTSLDEFYKLVGPDRNYDIRLTEQYEEASVHLFELLDGRDKAVAGTTYKSLKDTLDKVLLSGYFDRAQPHQNGRCEEEEQQEEQAVVDDSNAEKQPSEPAEMATEKYTEPIQVETTEFVNRQFIPETTYSSTDDDQVEKWAVEAQMVNSLQHQPHAQLAADPNDAVNPGSPTPPADPVVRKQVVQDLMAQMQGTYNFMQDSILEFDGQALDPAIVAAQPMKPAQIVDLQQMGCPPAHSESRLPQTSSVSGPQETSQVFNLNAPVPPATEGQADPLKQPGQFPGGYGQGFSSQAESTVVQPDIPQETLQSVVGGFQPQDQVIPSAGGHEESSPGAGFGQSGQSFYNSRAVPRGGPRNARGMMNGYRGSSNGFRGGYEGYRAPFSNAPSSGYGQTQFNASRDYSNNTYQREGYQQNYKRGAAQGPRGLSRGNAQALRS
- the caprin1a gene encoding caprin-1a isoform X2, whose protein sequence is MPSAMVGNNAVQSASPDLGNGSNSEAMKQVLAMIDKKVRNMEKKKSKLDDCQARKSKGEQLNQDQLDSLTKYQEIAHNLEFARELQKNFMALGQEIQKAVKKTARREQLQREEMEQHRLKTVLELQFLLDQLGDESVRQDLKRPDASGSPLLSDADLTSLDEFYKLVGPDRNYDIRLTEQYEEASVHLFELLDGRDKAVAGTTYKSLKDTLDKVLLSGYFDRAQPHQNGRCEEEEQQEEQAVVDDSNAEKQPSEPEMATEKYTEPIQVETTEFVNRQFIPETTYSSTDDDQVEKWAVEAQMVNSLQHQPHAQLAADPNDAVNPGSPTPPADPVVRKQVVQDLMAQMQGTYNFMQDSILEFDGQALDPAIVAAQPMKPAQIVDLQQMGCPPAHSESRLPQTSSVSGPQETSQASMCVSSEQSPSPCSLSSAFPPVSKPTHTGGINVNAAPFQSVQAVFNLNAPVPPATEGQADPLKQPGQFPGGYGQGFSSQAESTVVQPDIPQETLQSVVGGFQPQDQVIPSAGGHEESSPGAGFGQSGQSFYNSRAVPRGGPRNARGMMNGYRGSSNGFRGGYEGYRAPFSNAPSSGYGQTQFNASRDYSNNTYQREGYQQNYKRGAAQGPRGLSRGNAQALRS
- the caprin1a gene encoding caprin-1a isoform X1 — translated: MPSAMVGNNAVQSASPDLGNGSNSEAMKQVLAMIDKKVRNMEKKKSKLDDCQARKSKGEQLNQDQLDSLTKYQEIAHNLEFARELQKNFMALGQEIQKAVKKTARREQLQREEMEQHRLKTVLELQFLLDQLGDESVRQDLKRPDASGSPLLSDADLTSLDEFYKLVGPDRNYDIRLTEQYEEASVHLFELLDGRDKAVAGTTYKSLKDTLDKVLLSGYFDRAQPHQNGRCEEEEQQEEQAVVDDSNAEKQPSEPAEMATEKYTEPIQVETTEFVNRQFIPETTYSSTDDDQVEKWAVEAQMVNSLQHQPHAQLAADPNDAVNPGSPTPPADPVVRKQVVQDLMAQMQGTYNFMQDSILEFDGQALDPAIVAAQPMKPAQIVDLQQMGCPPAHSESRLPQTSSVSGPQETSQASMCVSSEQSPSPCSLSSAFPPVSKPTHTGGINVNAAPFQSVQAVFNLNAPVPPATEGQADPLKQPGQFPGGYGQGFSSQAESTVVQPDIPQETLQSVVGGFQPQDQVIPSAGGHEESSPGAGFGQSGQSFYNSRAVPRGGPRNARGMMNGYRGSSNGFRGGYEGYRAPFSNAPSSGYGQTQFNASRDYSNNTYQREGYQQNYKRGAAQGPRGLSRGNAQALRS